The Syntrophorhabdaceae bacterium nucleotide sequence CTCTCGTTGACACACGTCGATGTTGAATATACCTTTCATGATTCAAAGCATACCATCGACATTATATCAACGGTAAAGACCAAGGGCGAGACGGGCGTGGAGATGGAGGCAATCAATTGCGTCATGATGGCAGCGCTGACTATTTACGACATGTGCAAGGCAGTTGATAAAAGCATTGAGCTCGGGCCATTCTATCTCCTTAAAAAAAGTGGCGGCAAGAGCGGAAAATATACGAGAAAATGAAAAATGGAAATAAATCCTAAGCACGAAATTCTAAATTCTAAACAAATCCGAATGTCACAAATTCAAAATGTTATGGACATTCATTATTGGAATTTTGATATTGTTTAGAATTTAGTTATAGGATTTATAATTTCAGGAAGGACATTTTTATATGGTTGGTAAGATAGTATCGGTCAACATCAGTAAAGACAAAGGCGAGAAGAAACATAATGTAGGGCAATGCATGCTTATTCGGGATAAGGGTCTGAAAGACGATGCCCATGCCGGCTTCATGCACAGGCAGGTGAGCCTTCTTTCAACGGACAGTATCGCAAAGATCAAAGAAAAAGGGATCGACGTGGGTTACGGGGATTTCGCGGAGAACCTTACAACGGAAGGGATCGAACTTTTTACATTGCCCGTGGGAACAAAACTGAGAGTAGGCGGGGGCATTATCCTCCGCGTGACGCAGATAGGAAAAGAATGTCACGCCGGGTGCGCGATCTTCCAGCAGGTCGGCGATTGCGTGATGCCGAGGGAAGGGGTATTCGCGGAGGTACTCACAGAAGGTGAAGTGAAGACAGGGGATGAGATAGAAGTGATACGATGAAATATAAGGTTGCAATTATAACGGTCAGTGATAAGGGTTCGAGGGGGGAGCGGGTAGATACGAGCGGACCTGCCCTGAAAGAATTCCTTGGTGATGCATACGATGTGCGTGAGATCGTCATCGTGCCCGACGAGATCCCGGTAATAGCTGATGCGATAAAAAGGCTCATCGATAACGAGAAGGTTGACCTTGTTGTCACGACAGGCGGCACAGGGGTCGCAAAGCGGGATGTCACCCCGGAAGCGACACGATCGGTGATCGACAGGGAGCTGCCCGGCTTTGCGGAAGTGATCCGGATAGAGAGCTATAAAATAACGCCCCACGGTATCATATCGAGAGGTATCTGCGGTATCCGCGGCGAGAGCATGATAATCAACCTCCCGGGGAGTCCGAAAGGCGCCGTCGAATGCCTCGGCTTTGTCATCGATGCCATTCCCCACGCACTCGCAAAGATCAAGGGCGAC carries:
- the moaC gene encoding cyclic pyranopterin monophosphate synthase MoaC; protein product: MKLSHIDSKGNARMVDVTAKKKTEREAVGFGRVTMSAATYNFIKSGYGPKGDIFTVAKIAGIMGAKRTHDLVPLCHPLSLTHVDVEYTFHDSKHTIDIISTVKTKGETGVEMEAINCVMMAALTIYDMCKAVDKSIELGPFYLLKKSGGKSGKYTRK
- a CDS encoding MOSC domain-containing protein is translated as MVGKIVSVNISKDKGEKKHNVGQCMLIRDKGLKDDAHAGFMHRQVSLLSTDSIAKIKEKGIDVGYGDFAENLTTEGIELFTLPVGTKLRVGGGIILRVTQIGKECHAGCAIFQQVGDCVMPREGVFAEVLTEGEVKTGDEIEVIR
- a CDS encoding MogA/MoaB family molybdenum cofactor biosynthesis protein, whose product is MKYKVAIITVSDKGSRGERVDTSGPALKEFLGDAYDVREIVIVPDEIPVIADAIKRLIDNEKVDLVVTTGGTGVAKRDVTPEATRSVIDRELPGFAEVIRIESYKITPHGIISRGICGIRGESMIINLPGSPKGAVECLGFVIDAIPHALAKIKGDPADCA